One Microbacterium sp. zg-B96 genomic region harbors:
- the uvrC gene encoding excinuclease ABC subunit UvrC, producing the protein MARSAPTVAYKPKPGEIPTNPGVYRFRDAAGRVLYVGKAKNLRARLSNYFAPLHTLHERTRRMVTTAASVEWTVVASDVDSLQLEYMWIKEFDPPFNVRYRDDKSYPFLAVTLADEAPRVIVTRNRRIPGAKYFGPYPKVWAVHDTIDLMIKVFPIRTCSDSSYKKAMASGRPCFPGQIGRCGGPCSMKVTIEEHRAMVDDFVAFMSGGDQRFARSLTARMKEAAAAMDYEAAAVYRDKLQAIEAVLGKSALVLADDTDADLFGIAEDELAATVQHFVIRGGRVRGVRATTIEKEIDISGADLVDQVLQRSYGDAAPADIPRQVLVPTMPEDAADLEEWLQDRRGKRVSIQVAQRGRKADLMKTATLNAQQALMLYKTRRTSDYVARSQALTDLQEALELTEAPLRIECFDVSHLGGTNVVASMVVFEDGLPRKDQYRTFGVPETTDDTDSIYQVLTRRVAYLDRPEEQDEPEPEPTADGEVVAPARKKPRFAYRPQLLVVDGGKPQVEAAARALADAGHEEIALCGIAKRLEEVWLPGEEFPVILPRTSEALYLLQRLRDEAHRFAITHQRKRRRRDIQSVLSEVPGLGATRIKSLLRHFGSVAALTNATPEEIAELPGIGPKLAATVHEHLARR; encoded by the coding sequence ATGGCGCGCTCTGCTCCGACCGTCGCGTACAAACCGAAACCGGGGGAGATCCCCACCAACCCCGGCGTCTACCGCTTCCGTGACGCCGCGGGCCGGGTGCTGTACGTCGGTAAGGCCAAGAACCTGCGCGCCCGGCTGTCGAACTACTTCGCCCCGCTGCACACCCTGCACGAGCGCACCCGACGCATGGTCACCACCGCGGCATCCGTCGAGTGGACGGTGGTGGCCAGTGACGTGGACTCGCTGCAGCTGGAGTACATGTGGATCAAGGAGTTCGATCCGCCGTTCAACGTGCGCTACCGGGACGACAAGTCCTACCCGTTCCTGGCGGTCACCCTCGCCGACGAGGCCCCGCGGGTCATCGTCACGCGCAACCGTCGCATCCCAGGGGCGAAGTATTTCGGGCCCTACCCCAAGGTGTGGGCGGTGCACGACACGATCGACCTGATGATCAAGGTCTTCCCGATCCGCACCTGCTCGGATTCGTCGTACAAGAAGGCGATGGCCAGCGGCCGGCCGTGTTTCCCCGGGCAGATCGGGCGGTGCGGCGGACCCTGCTCGATGAAGGTGACGATCGAAGAGCATCGGGCGATGGTCGACGACTTCGTCGCGTTCATGTCGGGCGGCGACCAGCGCTTCGCGCGGTCGCTGACGGCCCGCATGAAGGAAGCCGCCGCGGCGATGGACTACGAAGCGGCTGCCGTGTACCGCGACAAACTGCAGGCGATCGAGGCGGTGCTGGGCAAGAGCGCCCTGGTGCTGGCGGACGACACCGACGCCGACCTGTTCGGCATCGCCGAGGACGAACTGGCCGCCACCGTGCAGCACTTCGTGATCCGGGGCGGGCGCGTGCGCGGCGTGCGCGCCACGACGATCGAGAAGGAGATCGACATCTCCGGCGCCGACCTGGTCGATCAGGTGCTGCAGCGCAGTTACGGGGATGCCGCGCCCGCAGACATCCCGCGCCAGGTGCTGGTGCCGACCATGCCGGAAGACGCGGCAGACCTCGAGGAGTGGCTGCAGGACCGGCGGGGAAAGCGCGTGTCGATCCAGGTGGCCCAGCGCGGCCGCAAGGCCGACCTGATGAAGACCGCGACGCTCAACGCGCAGCAGGCGCTCATGCTGTACAAGACCCGGCGCACGAGCGACTACGTCGCCCGCTCGCAGGCGCTGACCGACCTGCAGGAGGCGTTGGAGCTGACCGAGGCGCCGCTGCGCATCGAGTGCTTCGACGTCTCGCACCTCGGCGGCACGAACGTCGTCGCCTCGATGGTCGTCTTCGAGGACGGCCTGCCCCGCAAGGACCAGTACCGCACGTTCGGGGTGCCGGAGACGACCGACGACACCGACTCGATCTACCAGGTGCTCACCCGCCGCGTCGCCTACCTGGACCGGCCCGAGGAACAGGACGAGCCCGAGCCGGAGCCGACGGCGGACGGCGAAGTGGTCGCGCCGGCGCGCAAGAAGCCGCGGTTCGCCTATCGCCCCCAGCTGCTCGTCGTCGACGGCGGCAAGCCGCAGGTGGAAGCCGCCGCGCGGGCGCTGGCCGATGCCGGGCACGAGGAGATCGCGCTGTGCGGCATCGCCAAGCGCCTCGAGGAGGTGTGGCTGCCGGGGGAGGAGTTCCCGGTGATCCTGCCCCGCACCTCCGAGGCGCTGTACCTGCTGCAGCGGCTGCGGGACGAAGCGCACCGGTTCGCCATCACGCACCAGCGCAAACGCCGCCGACGCGACATCCAGAGCGTGCTCAGCGAGGTTCCAGGGCTGGGAGCGACGCGCATCAAGTCGCTGCTGCGTCACTTCGGCTCCGTCGCAGCCCTCACCAATGCCACCCCGGAGGAGATCGCCGAGCTGCCCGGCATCGGTCCCAAGCTCGCCGCGACGGTCCACGAGCACCTTGCCCGCCGGTAG
- the rapZ gene encoding RNase adapter RapZ, with the protein MAGTQDAGEVLIVTGMSGAGRTTAANALEDLGWYVVDNLPPQMLRPLLELSELAGSSLPKVAAVVDVRGRDLFTELPRITQALRDGRHLRVLFLDASDDVLVRRFESVRRPHPLQGEGTLLDGIHRERVRLARVRESADLIVDTSQNNIHQLATRIVDLFSAEGAARHTLTVMSFGFKYGLPADADLVADMRFLPNPFWVEDLKALTGKDEQVRDYVFSQDGAKEFLDAYTTALKPVLAGFQRENKPHSTIAVGCTGGKHRSVATAEELARRLASLPGVAVRVKHRDLGRE; encoded by the coding sequence ATGGCGGGCACGCAGGACGCGGGTGAGGTCCTTATCGTCACGGGCATGTCCGGGGCGGGTCGCACGACCGCCGCGAACGCGCTCGAGGACCTCGGCTGGTACGTCGTGGACAACCTGCCGCCGCAGATGCTGCGGCCGCTGCTGGAGCTCAGCGAGCTGGCCGGCAGTTCGCTGCCGAAGGTCGCCGCCGTCGTCGATGTGCGCGGCCGGGACCTGTTCACGGAGCTGCCTCGCATCACCCAGGCGCTGCGCGACGGCCGTCACCTGCGCGTGCTGTTCCTCGACGCCTCCGACGACGTGCTGGTGCGACGCTTCGAATCGGTTCGCCGCCCCCACCCGCTACAGGGCGAGGGCACGCTGCTGGACGGCATCCATCGCGAGCGGGTGCGTCTGGCGCGCGTGCGGGAGAGTGCCGATCTCATCGTCGACACCTCGCAGAACAACATCCACCAGCTCGCGACGCGCATCGTGGATCTCTTCTCCGCGGAGGGCGCCGCGCGGCACACCCTCACCGTCATGAGCTTCGGCTTCAAGTACGGGCTACCGGCGGATGCCGATCTGGTTGCGGACATGCGGTTCCTCCCGAACCCGTTCTGGGTGGAAGATCTCAAGGCGCTCACCGGCAAGGACGAGCAGGTGCGCGACTACGTCTTCTCGCAGGACGGCGCCAAGGAGTTCCTCGATGCGTACACCACCGCGCTGAAGCCTGTCCTCGCCGGTTTTCAGCGCGAGAACAAGCCGCATTCCACGATCGCGGTGGGGTGCACCGGCGGCAAGCACCGGTCGGTCGCGACCGCCGAAGAACTCGCGCGCCGGCTCGCTTCGTTGCCCGGTGTCGCGGTACGTGTGAAGCATCGGGACCTCGGCCGGGAGTAG
- the whiA gene encoding DNA-binding protein WhiA — protein sequence MPLTADVKAELAAIRDPRPTARVAELTALLRFSGGLHSIAGRVAVEAELESDGLARRVARDLMEIYGVRPELAHVQASGGRAGGHFAVRVIEGGETLARQTGLLDQRRRPVRGLPNKLTTGARPDLAAIWRGAFLAAGTLSDPGRSAALEITCPSGEAAMALVGAAHRLGIAAKAREVRGVPRVVVRDGEAIRAALAEMGAVRTAGEWEQLRQRREVRAGVNRLVNFDDANLRRSAQAAVAACARVERALEILGDEVPPHLKQAGELRLAHRDASLDELGHHADPPLTKDAVAGRIRRLLAMADKKAEVDGIPDTESAVPAGDED from the coding sequence GTGCCTTTGACCGCTGACGTGAAGGCCGAGCTGGCCGCCATCCGCGATCCGCGCCCCACGGCGCGCGTTGCCGAACTGACGGCGCTGCTCCGCTTCTCCGGCGGCTTGCACTCCATCGCCGGCCGTGTCGCGGTCGAGGCGGAACTGGAGTCCGACGGCCTGGCCCGTCGGGTGGCTCGTGACCTCATGGAGATCTACGGCGTGCGCCCCGAGCTCGCCCACGTGCAGGCCTCCGGTGGTCGCGCCGGTGGGCACTTCGCCGTGCGCGTCATCGAGGGTGGCGAGACACTGGCACGCCAGACGGGTCTGCTCGATCAGCGCCGCCGTCCGGTGCGCGGTCTTCCCAACAAGCTCACCACCGGTGCCCGTCCGGACCTCGCCGCCATCTGGCGCGGTGCGTTCCTCGCTGCAGGCACCCTGAGCGACCCGGGTCGCTCCGCGGCGCTGGAGATCACCTGCCCGTCCGGCGAAGCTGCCATGGCGCTCGTGGGCGCCGCACACCGGCTCGGCATCGCGGCGAAGGCGCGCGAAGTGCGCGGCGTGCCGCGTGTGGTGGTGCGTGACGGCGAAGCGATCCGTGCCGCCCTGGCCGAGATGGGTGCCGTGCGCACCGCCGGCGAGTGGGAGCAGCTGCGTCAGCGCCGCGAAGTGCGCGCCGGGGTCAATCGGCTCGTCAACTTCGACGACGCCAACCTGCGCCGTTCCGCGCAGGCCGCAGTCGCTGCGTGCGCACGTGTCGAGCGCGCGCTGGAGATCCTCGGAGACGAGGTCCCGCCGCACCTGAAGCAGGCCGGCGAGCTGCGCCTGGCCCACCGGGACGCGAGCCTGGACGAACTGGGTCACCACGCCGACCCGCCGCTGACCAAGGATGCCGTCGCCGGCCGCATCCGGCGCCTGCTGGCCATGGCGGACAAGAAGGCCGAAGTGGACGGCATCCCCGACACCGAATCGGCTGTGCCGGCCGGCGACGAAGACTGA
- a CDS encoding superoxide dismutase, whose translation MAKYTLPELPYDYAALEPSISGKIMQLHHDKHHQAYVTGANTALEQLAEARETGNFANVNKLEKDLAFNLGGHVNHSIFWTNLSPDGGDKPVGDLASAIDDHFGSFDKFQAHFSAAALGVQGSGWAGLFWDSLGENLIIQQFFDQQNQLAAGTVPLLLLDVWEHAYYLDYSNVRADYVKAFWNIANWANVAERFTTAREKTAGLL comes from the coding sequence ATGGCGAAATACACCCTGCCCGAGCTGCCCTACGACTATGCCGCGCTCGAGCCGAGCATCAGCGGCAAGATCATGCAGCTGCACCACGACAAGCACCACCAGGCCTATGTGACGGGGGCCAACACGGCGCTCGAGCAGCTCGCGGAGGCCCGCGAGACCGGCAACTTCGCGAACGTGAACAAGCTGGAGAAGGACCTCGCGTTCAATCTCGGCGGACACGTCAACCACTCGATCTTCTGGACGAACCTCTCGCCGGACGGTGGCGACAAGCCCGTCGGCGATCTGGCCTCCGCGATCGACGACCACTTCGGCTCGTTCGACAAGTTCCAGGCCCACTTCTCCGCTGCCGCGCTCGGCGTGCAGGGATCGGGCTGGGCGGGGCTGTTCTGGGACTCGCTGGGTGAGAACCTGATCATCCAGCAGTTCTTCGACCAGCAGAACCAGCTGGCCGCGGGAACTGTGCCGCTGCTGCTGCTGGACGTCTGGGAGCACGCGTACTACCTCGACTACAGCAACGTGCGCGCCGACTACGTCAAGGCGTTCTGGAACATCGCGAACTGGGCCAACGTGGCCGAGCGGTTCACGACTGCTCGTGAGAAGACCGCCGGTCTGCTGTAG
- the gap gene encoding type I glyceraldehyde-3-phosphate dehydrogenase, whose protein sequence is MSVKIGINGFGRIGRNYLRAAMAQGVDLDIVAVNDLTDNKTLAHLLKYDSILGRLDADVSYDADSITVGDKKIKVFEERDPANLPWGELGVDIVIESTGRFTNAEDARKHIAGGAKKVLISAPASGEDATFVMGVNEGDYDPANHHIISNASCTTNCLAPMAKVFNDTFGIKRGLMTTIHAYTADQNLQDGPHKDLRRARAAGVNIVPTSTGAAKAIGLVLPELKGKLDGFALRVPVPTGSATDLTIETRDGVTVEEIKAAFKTAAEGPLKGILKYTEDEIVSSDIVTDPHSCIFDAGLIRVMGNQVKIVGWYDNEWGYSNRLVDLTKLVADKL, encoded by the coding sequence GTGTCTGTCAAGATCGGTATCAACGGCTTCGGCCGCATCGGACGCAACTACCTTCGCGCCGCAATGGCGCAGGGTGTTGACCTCGACATCGTGGCGGTGAACGACCTCACCGACAACAAGACTCTGGCGCACCTGCTGAAGTACGACTCCATCCTCGGCCGCCTCGACGCCGACGTGTCGTACGACGCCGATTCCATCACGGTCGGCGACAAGAAGATCAAGGTCTTCGAAGAGCGCGACCCTGCGAACCTCCCCTGGGGCGAGCTGGGCGTGGACATCGTCATCGAGTCGACGGGCCGCTTCACCAACGCTGAGGATGCGCGCAAGCACATCGCCGGCGGCGCCAAGAAGGTGCTCATCTCGGCACCGGCATCGGGTGAAGACGCCACGTTCGTGATGGGCGTCAACGAGGGCGACTACGACCCCGCGAACCACCACATCATCTCGAACGCCTCGTGCACCACGAACTGCCTCGCCCCCATGGCGAAGGTGTTCAACGACACGTTCGGCATCAAGCGTGGTCTCATGACCACCATCCACGCGTACACCGCGGACCAGAACCTGCAGGACGGTCCCCACAAGGACCTGCGCCGCGCCCGCGCCGCAGGCGTGAACATCGTGCCGACCTCGACCGGTGCAGCCAAGGCCATCGGCCTCGTGCTGCCCGAGCTCAAGGGCAAGCTCGACGGCTTCGCGCTGCGCGTGCCGGTGCCCACCGGTTCGGCCACCGACCTCACGATCGAGACCCGCGATGGTGTCACGGTCGAGGAGATCAAGGCGGCATTCAAGACCGCCGCCGAGGGTCCCCTCAAGGGCATCCTGAAGTACACCGAGGACGAGATCGTCTCGAGCGATATCGTCACCGACCCGCACTCGTGCATCTTCGACGCCGGCCTGATCCGTGTCATGGGCAACCAGGTCAAGATCGTCGGCTGGTACGACAACGAGTGGGGCTACTCGAACCGCCTGGTCGACCTCACCAAGCTGGTCGCCGACAAGCTCTGA
- a CDS encoding phosphoglycerate kinase has protein sequence MTLRTLDSLGSLAGKRVIVRADFNVPLKDGVITDDGRVRAALPTLNHLINQGARVIACSHLGRPAGAPDDKYTLAPVAQRLSELLGKPVAFARDTVGPSAHDAVAALEDGDVAIIENLRFNPGETAKDDAARRAFAEELAELGDVLVSDGFGVVHRKQASVYDLAEILPSAAGYLIEKEVDVLDRLTENPERPYTVVLGGSKVSDKLGVIAHLLPRVQKLCIGGGMMYTFLAAQGHKVGKSLLEQDQLETVRGYLTQAAERGVEIVLPVDAVVAASFAADADHVVADADSLEDTPFGAEGMGLDIGPKTAELFADAIRSSKTVFWNGPMGVFEMAAFAAGTKTVAKALTEVEGLSVVGGGDSAAAVRQLGFADDEFGHISTGGGASLEFLEGKRLPGLEILGWQ, from the coding sequence ATGACTCTGCGCACCCTCGATTCGCTGGGTTCGCTCGCTGGCAAGCGCGTCATCGTTCGTGCTGACTTCAACGTTCCTCTCAAGGACGGAGTCATCACGGACGATGGCCGCGTGCGGGCCGCGCTCCCCACGCTGAACCATCTGATCAACCAGGGCGCGCGTGTCATCGCGTGCTCGCACCTGGGCCGCCCCGCCGGCGCCCCCGACGACAAGTACACGCTGGCCCCGGTGGCACAGCGGCTGTCCGAACTGCTGGGCAAGCCGGTCGCGTTCGCTCGCGACACGGTCGGCCCGTCGGCGCACGACGCCGTCGCGGCGCTGGAAGACGGCGACGTCGCGATCATCGAGAACCTGCGGTTCAACCCGGGTGAGACGGCGAAGGACGACGCGGCTCGCCGCGCCTTCGCCGAGGAGCTCGCGGAACTGGGCGACGTGCTCGTCTCCGACGGGTTCGGCGTCGTCCACCGCAAGCAGGCATCGGTCTACGACCTCGCCGAGATCCTGCCGTCCGCGGCCGGGTACCTCATCGAGAAGGAGGTCGACGTCCTCGACCGCCTCACCGAGAACCCCGAACGGCCCTACACGGTCGTGCTGGGCGGGTCGAAGGTCAGCGACAAGCTGGGCGTCATCGCGCACCTGCTGCCTCGGGTGCAGAAGCTGTGCATCGGCGGCGGCATGATGTACACCTTCCTGGCCGCACAGGGCCACAAGGTCGGCAAGAGCCTCCTGGAACAGGACCAGCTCGAAACCGTCCGCGGCTACCTCACGCAGGCCGCCGAGCGCGGCGTGGAGATCGTGCTGCCCGTGGACGCCGTCGTGGCGGCATCCTTCGCGGCAGACGCCGACCACGTCGTGGCCGACGCCGATTCGCTCGAGGACACCCCGTTCGGTGCCGAGGGTATGGGTCTAGACATCGGACCGAAGACCGCGGAGCTGTTCGCCGACGCGATCCGCAGCAGCAAGACGGTGTTCTGGAACGGCCCCATGGGCGTGTTCGAGATGGCGGCATTCGCCGCCGGCACGAAGACCGTCGCCAAGGCGCTCACCGAAGTCGAGGGCCTGTCGGTCGTCGGCGGCGGCGACTCGGCTGCGGCAGTGCGTCAGCTCGGCTTCGCCGACGACGAGTTCGGGCACATTTCCACCGGCGGTGGGGCGAGCCTGGAGTTCCTTGAGGGCAAGCGCCTGCCCGGACTGGAGATCCTCGGATGGCAGTGA
- the tpiA gene encoding triose-phosphate isomerase: MAVNRTPLIAGNWKMNLDHLQAIAFVQKLAWTLKDAKHEDGSVEVAVFPPYTDLRAVQTLLDADKIAFQLGAQDLSAHDSGAYTGEISGAFLAKLDCRYVIIGHSERRQYHAETDEVVAAKVKAALRHGLVPVICVGETAEDLETHGASAVPVGQLEVALESLPADADIVVAYEPVWAIGSGQAATPEQAQEVCAKLRAVIAAKLGADAAQRTRVLYGGSVKSGNIASFMREPDVDGALVGGASLLVDEFSAIIRFQKHVGV, from the coding sequence ATGGCAGTGAACCGTACGCCCCTCATCGCAGGCAACTGGAAGATGAACCTCGATCACCTGCAGGCGATCGCGTTCGTGCAGAAGCTTGCGTGGACGTTGAAGGACGCCAAGCACGAGGACGGCAGCGTCGAGGTGGCGGTCTTCCCGCCGTACACCGACCTGCGCGCGGTTCAGACGCTGCTGGATGCCGACAAGATCGCTTTCCAGCTGGGTGCACAGGACCTGTCCGCGCACGACTCCGGGGCATACACCGGGGAGATCTCGGGCGCATTCCTGGCCAAGTTGGACTGCAGGTACGTCATCATCGGCCACTCGGAGCGCCGGCAATACCACGCCGAGACCGATGAGGTCGTGGCGGCGAAGGTCAAGGCGGCGCTGCGGCACGGGCTGGTCCCGGTCATCTGCGTCGGCGAGACGGCCGAGGACCTCGAGACACATGGTGCCAGTGCGGTGCCGGTCGGTCAGCTCGAGGTCGCGCTCGAGTCGCTCCCGGCGGATGCCGACATCGTCGTGGCCTACGAGCCGGTCTGGGCCATCGGCTCCGGCCAGGCGGCCACCCCCGAGCAGGCGCAGGAGGTCTGCGCGAAGCTTCGTGCTGTCATCGCTGCCAAGCTCGGGGCCGACGCGGCACAGCGCACGCGTGTGCTCTACGGCGGCTCGGTGAAATCAGGCAACATCGCGAGCTTCATGCGCGAGCCCGACGTCGACGGTGCACTCGTCGGCGGCGCCAGTCTGCTGGTGGATGAGTTCTCGGCGATCATCCGCTTCCAGAAGCACGTCGGGGTCTGA
- the secG gene encoding preprotein translocase subunit SecG → MPILEFTLQVLLGITSLLLTLLILLHKGRGGGLSDMFGGGMTSAMGSSGLAERNLNRFTVILALAWFVSIVALGLITKFQGI, encoded by the coding sequence GTGCCAATCCTCGAGTTCACCCTTCAGGTGCTGCTGGGTATCACCAGCCTCCTGCTGACCCTCCTCATCCTCCTTCACAAGGGGCGTGGTGGCGGGCTGTCCGACATGTTCGGCGGCGGCATGACGTCGGCCATGGGCTCCTCCGGGCTGGCTGAGCGCAACCTCAACCGGTTCACCGTCATCCTCGCGCTCGCGTGGTTCGTCTCGATCGTGGCCCTCGGCCTGATCACCAAGTTCCAGGGAATCTGA
- a CDS encoding RNA polymerase-binding protein RbpA yields the protein MATGGNAIRGTRVGAGPMGEQDHGFHADRVSVSYWDALGNETVRYFAAGITEEEIPETIDSPHSGLPAGRDKENPPALAKAEPYKTHLAYVKERRTDEEAVTLLDDALTQLRERRGL from the coding sequence ATGGCTACAGGTGGTAACGCGATCCGTGGTACGCGCGTGGGTGCGGGCCCGATGGGCGAGCAGGATCACGGCTTCCACGCCGACCGCGTCTCGGTCTCGTACTGGGACGCTCTCGGCAACGAGACGGTGCGCTACTTCGCGGCCGGCATCACCGAGGAGGAGATCCCCGAGACGATCGACTCCCCGCACTCGGGTCTTCCCGCGGGGCGCGACAAGGAGAACCCGCCGGCTCTGGCCAAGGCCGAGCCGTACAAGACTCACCTCGCTTACGTCAAAGAGCGTCGCACCGACGAAGAGGCAGTGACGCTTCTCGACGACGCACTCACTCAGCTTCGCGAACGCCGGGGTCTGTGA
- the pgl gene encoding 6-phosphogluconolactonase — MAEFYAEKRVVVRPDPAHVARSVASRFLSRLTKRGRDGLVTHVALTGGVMGTAVLRAIAEHRKRGGVNWSLVHFWWTDERFVPRDSDERNEKLASTILFDHIDVPTENIHAFPASDAGIDLDGAAEAYERELARFADDEVGNPWPTFQIAFLGVGADGHIASLFPDRPEIQITDRAAVGVRDSPKPPAERITLTRPVINSSARVWLVLAGTDKASALGLVLAGASYDSVPAAGAKGRKRTIIFVDEAAASQVPPELIDGEY; from the coding sequence ATGGCTGAGTTCTACGCCGAGAAACGGGTGGTCGTTCGCCCCGACCCCGCACACGTCGCACGATCGGTGGCATCCCGCTTCCTCTCCCGCCTGACCAAGCGCGGGCGCGACGGCTTGGTGACTCACGTGGCACTGACCGGTGGCGTGATGGGCACAGCGGTGCTGCGCGCGATCGCCGAGCACCGTAAGCGCGGCGGCGTGAACTGGTCGCTGGTGCACTTCTGGTGGACCGATGAGCGGTTCGTCCCGCGCGACAGCGACGAACGCAACGAGAAGCTGGCGTCGACGATCCTGTTCGACCACATCGACGTGCCGACGGAGAACATCCACGCCTTCCCCGCGTCCGACGCGGGCATCGACCTGGACGGCGCCGCCGAGGCATACGAGCGCGAGCTCGCGCGCTTCGCCGACGACGAGGTCGGCAATCCATGGCCGACGTTCCAGATCGCGTTCCTGGGCGTGGGGGCCGACGGCCACATCGCGTCGCTGTTCCCCGATCGCCCGGAGATCCAGATCACCGATCGGGCCGCCGTGGGCGTGCGGGACTCCCCCAAGCCCCCGGCTGAGCGCATCACGCTCACCCGTCCGGTCATCAACTCATCGGCACGCGTGTGGCTCGTGCTCGCCGGGACCGACAAGGCATCGGCGCTCGGCCTGGTGCTCGCCGGGGCCAGCTACGACAGCGTCCCCGCTGCCGGGGCCAAGGGCCGCAAGCGCACGATCATCTTCGTGGACGAGGCCGCTGCCTCCCAGGTGCCGCCAGAGCTCATCGACGGCGAGTACTGA
- a CDS encoding glucose-6-phosphate dehydrogenase assembly protein OpcA gives MIVDLPDTTVSQVARSLVKVREEGGAVALGRVLTLVIATSHGLQEDAIEAANDASREHPMRVIVLISRREGDARLDAQIRVGGDAGASEVIVLRAYGDAANNPDSLITGLLLPDAPVVAWWPDHPPTVPAESDIGRIAQRRITDASTKPYSSDRLSALGRTYAPGDTDLAWTRLTHWREQLAAVLDQPPYEPVTAVEVVGAGSSPSTALLAAWLRLMLDVPVTWRYAAPEEWDHGIHSVRLTRASGDILLERTNDVDACLAQPQQPAHDIVLPRRTLRECLAEELRRLDPDVLYGRVITEGWDLLGPAVTRESHG, from the coding sequence ATGATCGTCGATCTGCCCGACACCACCGTGTCGCAGGTGGCCCGCTCCCTCGTGAAGGTGCGCGAAGAGGGCGGCGCCGTCGCGCTCGGGCGCGTACTGACGCTCGTCATCGCCACCTCGCACGGCTTGCAGGAGGACGCGATCGAGGCGGCCAACGACGCCTCCCGCGAGCACCCCATGCGCGTCATCGTGCTGATCAGCCGTCGCGAAGGCGACGCGCGTCTGGACGCCCAGATCCGCGTGGGCGGCGACGCCGGAGCCAGCGAAGTGATCGTGCTGCGCGCCTACGGCGACGCCGCCAACAACCCCGACAGCCTCATCACGGGGCTGCTGCTGCCTGATGCGCCGGTGGTCGCGTGGTGGCCGGATCACCCGCCCACCGTCCCGGCGGAGTCGGACATCGGCCGCATCGCGCAGCGCCGCATCACGGATGCCTCGACGAAGCCCTACTCCAGCGACCGGTTGTCCGCCTTGGGCCGCACCTACGCCCCGGGCGATACCGACCTCGCCTGGACGCGTCTGACGCACTGGCGCGAGCAGCTGGCTGCCGTGCTGGACCAGCCGCCCTACGAGCCGGTGACGGCCGTGGAGGTCGTCGGGGCCGGCAGCTCGCCGTCGACCGCGCTGCTGGCGGCATGGCTGCGGCTGATGCTCGATGTGCCCGTCACGTGGCGGTACGCGGCACCGGAGGAGTGGGACCACGGCATCCACTCCGTACGTCTCACACGGGCCTCCGGCGACATCCTGCTGGAGCGCACGAACGACGTGGATGCATGCCTGGCCCAGCCGCAGCAGCCCGCGCACGACATCGTCCTGCCCCGCCGCACGCTGCGTGAGTGCCTCGCCGAGGAGCTGCGAAGGCTCGATCCGGACGTCCTGTATGGTCGTGTAATCACGGAGGGCTGGGATCTGCTCGGCCCCGCCGTGACACGGGAGTCACATGGCTGA